A stretch of DNA from Equus asinus isolate D_3611 breed Donkey chromosome 20, EquAss-T2T_v2, whole genome shotgun sequence:
GGCACTGAGCAGGTTCTGGACATCCTGAGACACAGTTTTGGTCACTCGGAAAACAATGGAAGTGGAGAGGCCAGAGAGGTAGATGGTGAGGATGACCAGAAAGTGGGAGCCACACGTGTGCAAGGCCTTGGCTCGGGCTTTCCCAGAAGAGATCCGGAAAGCAACATAGATGATGCGGGTATAGGAGGTCCCCAGCAGGGCTAAATCAAAGGTCACAGTGACCAGCCGCATGGCCAGCCCCAACCGATTATTGAAGGTCAAGTCTCCACAAGCTATGCTCAGCAGTGCAATGTACTCACAGGTGAAGTGTCGAATCACTGCTGTCCGGCAGAACTGAGCTCGTGAGGTTAGCACCACCAAGGGCACTGCCACTCCAAGGCTCCGTGTCAGGGCAAGAATggccagcatgcccagcaggcgGGAGGTCATCAGGTCAGTGTAGCGGAGTGGGTGGCAGATGGCCATGTAGCGGTCTAGGGCCATGGCAAGCAGGAGGTTGTAGTCCAGAAGGAGGGTGAAGTAAATAAAGAACATCTGGGCCAGGCAGCCATGCAGTGATATGGGGTTAGCATAATGCACAAAGCCCTCCAGCATTTTGGGCATCACGGCTGTGGCAGCACAAATGTTGACAGCTAGGAGCAGGGCAATGAGCATGTACATGGGCTGATGCAGGTTCCGCTGACCCACCACCGTGTGGATGACCAGACCATTGGCTGAGATGATGGTCACATAAAGGAAGGTAAGAGGCAGGACCAGGAGGGGCCGCCGCTCATGCAATCCAGGGAAGCCCACCAGGAAGAAATTGGTATAGGAGATGTTGAAGGTGCTGGTATTTCCATCCTCACCCATTAGCTTtggccctgggctggccccaggagtgGAGATCAGAGGCTGTTAGAACAAAATAGTCAGTGGGAGAAAGCCTATTTCTATTTTAGGGCCCGAGGATTTTGGGATGAAGATTGACCACTTCCCATGTGTATGTCTACTCCTTTGGGGCACAAATAGGTATTATGCCTGGTGTTATGGGAGCTGCTAGATGAACAAGACATTCCTTGTCCTCAGAGAGCTCTTGGCCTATGTGTGTGAAATGTAAACTTATAAGATACTTGTTTATCTGTGATGTTGCAGCTATTTGATTGCTGAGCAAAAGATTAGGGGGGAAGTAAGTGTGGtatatgaggggaaaaaagagcgACGGGACAGAAGTGATCGAATGGATGAAGACCTTCGATTAGGGGGACAAGAAAGTGTACGAGGAATCTTTGGTTCAAGCAGCCTGGGAAGGACTAGGTGAGGATTATCGGGGAGAGAGGAACCAGCCAGGAATGATGGACTCACTTTTGTGCCTAGGGCACACGGTggcaaggacagaggaaagcTGCTGGGGAGACCTCTGGTCTTCCTGGACCACAAACAACAGGCGGCAGAGACTTTTCCCTTCCTAAGCCACTGTAGACAGGCTTGGGGCCTCCTGCCTGGCCTTGTCCTCAGTGTCATGGATGATGACCCTGCTTTCCTTTCAGAATGTGAGTTCCAGGAGAGCAGGGGTAAGAGCACACTTCTGGTATGTTCCTGGAGCTCCAAGCGCAGAGCCACTATAGGCACACAGGAGGTACTCTAACACTGCCTGCTGAGTAGGCAAATGAGGAATAGGAAGAAGATGGAGGAATCTAAACATTTAGTTGAGCTCTGAGAGCAGTGATTTCAAAGCTTTGGCCAGGTTTTTGTATCATTAATAATCAGTAATGGGCCCACATCTTATCCAGATTCTTAGGGAGCACAATTCGTTGGTGGTGGGTGTGATGATGAGAGGAACTAACACTGATATACATAAAAACAACTAACACCTAGTGGACATTTACTGTATGTCAGGCAGTGTTCTAAATACTTTCatgtattaacttttaaaaatcttcttcatcagtaaatgatgaagaaagtgaggcgcAGAGAGGCTAAGTCtagttcaaggtcacacagctagtaaatagcagagctcaattgaacccaggcagtcagaCTCCAGAGTGCATTCTCTTAACAACTTCAGGATGACCAACATGTCCCGGTTTGCCCAAGACTTTCCTGGTGTTAGCACTGAACGTCAGGGGTCCTAGGAAACCTTTCAGGCAAACCAGGCAGATGATCACATTACTGTTACTACCAGCTACAGTGAAGATTAGAGAAGTCTTATAGATTGTGGAGCAGCTAGGAAATGTTCTTCCTTCTTATAGATTTAGATGTATTGTCTCTAAAAATCAAGGTTTATGTGGATGTTACTGTAGCCCCCCTCTGAATActtagaagaataaaaaaagaagtctgTAAATTCACAGGGAGACCTCAAAAGAAAGTGGATTTGGAATTCCAAAGCCCACCCTGGAATGTGTTTCTGGAAATCTTATAGCATTATTTTAGACAGAATAACACAGACTTTAGGAAAGGTACTGTTATTGTGCTTGGGCGAGGGCCAGACAACCCTTGTGGAGAGGTGGTAAAAATCGAGGCCTGTTGAAGACTTTCATGGAGGAGAGTGGAATTGAGAAGCTGAGGGTGAGTGAGGTGAGAGGTGGTCCATGATAGAATAACAGGGCAAGGAGGAAAATGCAACCTGGAGGAGCAGTGGCCAAGAAGATGTTTAGGGATCTTCATTCCTCCTTCCCAAATGCCAGAGGGTGGCCATCtttaagacagagaaaaagcTGTCATGGGCTGCCCATGAACCTCTTAACTTGGACAAACTTGGTCTGTCTCTGCCACGTGAACTGTAATTTgctcttctgttttgtattttaggATTATTCAGATAAATTCCTTAAGGAGCTTCTTTGACACTGGGACCCAAAGCAGtaaataaaggaaatgtaaataaCAATTCTCTCAAGGAAGGGCAGAAGGGATGAAAAAGACTGTGAGAGATGAGAAGATCAGTTAACTGGCTAGCGAAGGTcttgagagagatggagaaacgTTTCTAGAGTCAAGTCAATCAGATTTAAGAGCCAGTTagaagtggagagagacagagaaatcagCAATAATGTTCCAAGGGTTTTtcggtttgtttttttaactatgATGACTGCATGGGAGCTACTAAAGCCTGAGAAAGGAGGAACAGGGTTGGGGGGCTAGGAGGTATAGTTAATGAATTGCATTTGGATGTTGTAAGGACTCACAAATGAAGAGACTTCCAGTCAGCAACTAGAAATAAGGGCGGAGAGCTCAGAGGAAGGATTAAGGCTGGAGATGAAAATGTGGGGATTATAATGTCGTAGAGGGCGTGAGATAGATAGAATGCTAAGGGGCAGACAGAATAACAGGCGTCAGTGAAGGAGACtcagaaaaagagggaagagagagtgggAACAGGAGCAAGCGGAGTTGTGGAGACCAGAGGAGAGGTTTGGTTGCTCTGGAGGCTTCACAGTAAAGGAATTTACAGACCTAGGAGAGGCAAAAGACCAACGCAGTTAAATCACCTATAAGGCTTAATGTTCTAGTAGCAGAGGAGTGGGACAGTTAGGAGAGCCAAGATGAAGATGCCAGACATCCTGTGCTCTCTGCAGAAAGAGGCACCCCTCCTCTGCTGTCACAGTCGGAACCACGGACAAGAGCTCCTTTGCTTTCCGCCTGTCCCCACAAACTGGCTACTGCgctcatctttctttcttccttcagttcCCAGTGGAAGAGatgtctcttctctcttctgcccTCAGGATATCTTCTGCTTCTCCACCCTTTCCTCTCAGCATATGAAAAAGTTCAAGTCTCTgtcattagagaaaataaactcttCCTTAACTTCATATAGCCCTCTAGCTTCCAATCtttctcctcacctttaaaatcaAGTCCctgggagccggcccagtggcgcagtggttaagtgcacacgttctgcttcagcggcccgggcttcaccggttcggatcccaggtgcagacatggcactgcttggcaagccatgctgtggcaggtgtcccacatataaagtagaggaagatgggcataggtgttagctcagggccagttttcctcagcaaaaagaggaggattggcagcagatgttagctcagggctaatcttcctcaaaaaaaaaaaaaaagtgaacgtatttcataaaaaaaaaaaggggctggccccgtggcccagtggttaagttctcgcgctccgctgcaggtgacccagtgtttccttggtttgaagcctgggcgcagacatggcactgctcatcaaaccacgctgaggcagcatcccacatggcacaactagaaggacccacaatgaagaagatacaactatgtaccggggggctttggggagaaaaaggaaaaaaataagatctttaaaaaaacaaaaaaaaccaaaaccaagtCCCCGGGCATCTCTTTACAGTGGAATAATCACTGTCTTGCTGATCTATCTTCCTGCTGGATAGAAAGCATTGCTAGTGGGGGAccgtgtcttattcatctctgtccCAGAAAACGGCACAGAGCCCACTGCAGAATATGTGCTCAGTTAAGTGTTgtgttgaaggaataaatgaatgcacaGAGGGATTTTAACAAACATTCTCATTTGCAACTTAGAGCACCCTTTgaggttgaatgaatgaatgaaaaactaaacccATCAAGGCCCAGAGATTCCAAGTAATTTACTTAGTTTGACCTTGCAAGAAGAGCCAGGCCTCAAATTTAGGTCTTCTAGGACTCTTGCATCGACACCACAGCTTTCCCCCGCCCACCGGACATGAGAGGCAGCATTGGACAGACCCCAAGCATTCTTATCTCAGCAACAGTATGAAGAGTTTAGCATTCATTGAGTACTTAATACATGCCAGGCATGATTCCAAGGGGCTTTCCCATAGAGCATCTCTTTAATACTCACAGCAACCCTAAGAGGAACTCTGTTACTAGcccagtttatagatgaggacgCTGAGGTTTAGGAATTTAACTAATTTTCTTAAACTATCCTGAGTATTAAATGATAGAGCTGGGATATGAACTTACGTTCGTCAATGGTAAAAGGTAGAGTTCAGTTCCAATCTCAGGTTTACCTGCCTCCAAATCCCctataaatcttttttcttcttgcccCCAACCTCACCGTGGCAGCCTGTAGTGGTCTCTTGTCAGGGCGCAGCCTGCTGTGGCTTTGGTTTTACCTCTGAAAAGTTAAGGCCTGAGGTCAGTGCCCAGCTCCAAGGCACCGATCTATGAGACCGAGGGAGGGGATGGATAAGTAGACCTGTGGCTCCCGGGAGGAGCCTTAGGAGATTCCCAGCGGGTAGTCACTCCCATGGACTCAAAGGAGGAAACAATGAGAAACCCAGAAGAACTTCGGGAggaccccaaggagagaggctgtgTGGTGGTGGCAGTGTAGTAATGTTTTCACTTCTATGGCTCTTGGTATCTCTCATAGAGCAGTTACATCTGCTGAGGgattccctcattttacaggtgagccattagaggctcagagagagcaaGTCAGGGTTCAGGTCAGGCTCCATCCTAGAGGCACTAACAGGCAGAAGCTGGTATTACTGACTGGGAAGACCTGGGTCTCAGCTAAGGGGAAAGGGCTCCTGAAATTTGGGGGTTACACGGGCACTCAGGAGTCACCCAAAGGCAGAAAAGGGTGACAATCGGAAAGCCCAGTTGTCCAGACAGgggcatgtgtgagtgtgtgcgcgtgcacacatgtgcatgaaTCCCTATGCACGTATGTACACACTGAGATTGGTGAGGTATTTACTTCCCCAGTCTGGGTGGCTCAGAATCTTGGGCAGGAGGTGACTTCAGTGTGGACTCTGTGTGAAGAGCTGAGACccacagaggcagaggctggctcCCCTAGGGAGGCGTGGCCAGTTTGTCCTCTGGAATTTGCAAACGGCGGGGCTGAGAAAGCTCCTTTCCTGTCTTTCTGCCTTCTTtggattgaatattttttatgattccattttctcttctttgttggcttattagctGTGCCTCCCAGTTGTgtcattttagtggttgctttaggatTTATAGTGCACATCTTTAACTTACCACAGTCTGCTTTTAAGTGATATTATGCCACTTCAGAGCGTAGTATGAGATCCTCACAACAGGATTCTTCCGTTTCCCCTCTCCCAGCGTTTGTGTGATTGTTCTCCTGTGttttatttccacataaattATAAACCCCACAacacattgtatatatttttggctTTATACAGTCCATTATATCCTAaagagatttagaaaaataagaaaaaactcaAGATTATGTTTGTAAAATTCATTCATATTATGTGTGACTGCAGTTTATTTTATCATTGGTAGCATTCCAATGTGTGAACGTACCATAATCTATTTACACATTTTATCGCTAAGGGACATTTATCCTGTTTCTGGTTTTCCACAATTAGAAACAATGCAACTGTGAATATTCTTgtatacctatttttttttttttttgaggaagattagccctaagctaacatctgctgccaatcctcctctttttgctgaggaagacttgccctcagctaacatccgtgcccatcttcctctactttatatgtgggacgcctaccacagcatggtgtgccaagcggtgccatgtctgcacccaggatccgaaccggcgaaccccgggccgctgagaagtggaatgtgtgcacttaactgctgcgccactgggccaaccccctTGTACATGTATTTTGATGCCCATGTGCCTGGGGAGATTTGTGGGGTCTAGAGTATGCATATCTTGAATTTTTCTAGATAATggcaaattgtcttccaaagtggttgcaccaatcTACAACTTCACTAGAAGTTTACGAGAGTTTTCATTGTCATCTGCTGGGAAATTGTTGTAATACGTATACaaatctatatacatatacaaatctATATAGACATATATCTATGTCTATAAGATAGATGTGAAGTTGTACAGTGCACAACCTGATCATCTGTATGTGAGAGGCTGGAGGTTGAACCTttgcatttgcttattttttgaaGTGACAGCTCAAGTCTTTTGTCTATTTCActattgagttgtcttttttcttattgatttgtagttgttctttatatattctggatactagttctttgttggttaaatttattgcaaatatctttctcaaatctgtggcttgccttttcactctgttttggtgtcttttgattgaaACTGTGTCTAGCCTATAGGGTACCTttgtataaattataaaaaggCTCCCTCTCTGATGCCTTTGCAAGTGTAGTCTGGGATGAATTTTATCTTCAGCTTGCTTTTGTCAGATGCCTTTGTACAGGTTACTACATCATCCTCTACATAAAAGTAGCAGCTGTGCTTTTGATTGCCAGGTGTTCTGAATTTTAATATAGTCCAATTTATCACTGTTTTTCCTTCATGTAGTCAAATatatatcattttttctttcctttataaaaaCGTTAGTActttttgtgtcctatttaaAAAGACTCTCATTACCCCAATGTCATGATGAAATATTCCTTTGGGGTCCGgtcctgtggcgtagtggttaagttcacgcgctctgttttggcgacctggggttcacacgttcagatccttggcgtggacctagcactgcttgtcaagccacgctgtggcagtatcccacataaaatgtggaaagatggacacaggtgttagctcaaggccagtcttcctcacacacacacacacacaaaaggagatatattcctttgttattttgtaaaaattttatggTTTGGACTTAAACATTTAGATGtacctttttttaatatttccgACAAATAGTTACCACATGTACTGCATACCATGTGTTACATCCTGCGCACGGCCTCTTCTGAGGTGTGACGACACAGAGCCCCACCAGGTTCAGCAAGGCCCTCCGGGTCAGTGCAGCACAGTCGCCGTGTCTTGGCTCTGATGTTCGCTGCTCAGGTTTCTCCGTGACTTTGTGATTTTTCACTGAGGATACTGGGGGGAAGGTGGGGTCACACTAGACAGTACGCACACTTTCTCCATGTCCTGGGTTATCCTCCCCTGTTTCTCATCCTCCTTCTCTCTAGGAACTGAACATTTCCCCCATTTTCCACAGAGAACAGTTCCAccattcttaaaattctttttgacttttaattttgaaataatttcagagaaaaaatgtTGCCACAACAGTACAAAAAATTcctgtatacccttcacccagtcaCCAGTGTTAGCATCTTACAATCATCAGAACCAGGAAATTAATATTGACACAATATTATCTAATTTACAGACGACATCTAAATTCTGACAGATGTCTCACTAATGTCCCTTttctcacccaggatccaactcAGTGTTACACCTTTGCCTCTGGTTCTCACGTCTcatagtctcctttaatctgggaCAGTTCTTcagttttccttgtctttcaCGATCTTAAACACTCTTGAAGAGCACCGGCCAGCTGTTTTGTAGAGCCCCCTCATTTTGAGTCTCTTGGGTATTTCCTCTTGACTCAAGCcaggttatgcattttttttgcaagaataccacagaagtgagATTGTGCGTCATTTCAGAAGACACGTGATACCACTTTGTGCCATTGCTGGTGATGTCAACATCAATCGCTTGCTTAAGACGCTGCCAGGTTTCTCCAGTGTAAAGTTATTATGTTTCCCTTGGTGATTAATAAGTACCTTGCTAGGGAATACtttgagattatatatatatgtcgtatatctatatatctatatcttttTTCTCATCATACATTTCCACACTAAATTTAGCATACATTAAGCATTCTTGGTTGGAACATTTATCACCGTGATGTTTGCCATCAggtgattttctgtttctgttattacttctgcatttattaattggaaCTATACTGTAAGGAAGagttttcccttctctcccatttgtttttttgtttctttctttctttaagtcAGTACAGACTTATGGATTCATATTCTAAAGGCTATCATCCATTACTATCATcacttattttcttgctcaaattgtccctGATTGGGCTATTAGAACCCCCTTCAAATTGGTCCCTCTATCCTTTAGACAGGTCCTcatcattttttgagcacttccatACTTTCTGACTCCATAAGATAATCTGGAATCATCTCGTATTTTCCATACCAAGCtctgaaatcagccatttctccaagcaTCCCTGACTCCTTTTATTGGAGAGTGGTATTTATTGGAATGGGTACTAACCCCTTGCTGTTAACACTTTCTATCTTCAAGTACTTGTCAATGTATTTTCTCTAACAAACAATGACTTTCctattaaaagaataatgtttTCTCACTACCTTACTCTCACATCTTTAAAATACAATTTCTACTCTTATAGAACTCATCATGAAGCAGTCAAAAAGATCTTTATTGAAATATGgatcaaaggtacaaacttacagttataaaCTAAATAAGCCTTGGAGATGtcatgtatagcatggtgactgtagGTAATAATACTGTATCGGATATTTGAAAGTCGCtgagagagcagatcttaaaagttctcatcacaagaaaaaaatttgtgactATATGTGGTGACGgacgttaactagacttattgtggtgatcatttcacagtatacaCATATACTAAAtcgtgttgtacacctgaaactaatataatgttgtatgtcaattatatctcaatttaaaaaaaagacatttgtttaatatatattaacacaATGTGATAAAGGAAGAAGGGTAGCACTTATTGTAGACATACTGTGTATAGAACATTGTTTAGTCATTTTGTTATTTATCTCTTGTCACAGAATTGCTGCGTAATCAACAGCCACAGAAACTCAATGACATACGTTTATTGTATGCATTTATTGTTCACACATTTGGGGTGTCCAGCTAGGTGGCTCTGCTGACTTTGGCTGGGCTTGCTCACATGTCTAGGGCTTGGCTGCTATCAGCTTATCGAGGTTAGGCTGGGCAACTCAGCTCTGCAGAATGTGTCTGTGTTCCTCCATCAGGCTAGCCCAAGCATGTTCTCATAGTTATAGCAGAGATGCAAGAGGACAGGTGGAAATTCTATCAAAGAAAAACCAGAGCTGGACAGTAGTTAAAGtggtaaaaacagattttattcaagactattgcaatagtgGAAAAGAGACCTCAGTGTAGAACCAAGCTCAATTCCAAATACaagattgggaaaaaaaaaaaaagatgggcaagtgggaatttatagccaaggagcaggatgggggtcagtggatggaagaTTACTAAGAGGAAGCGTCAGGGGTAAGGagattctggctaaactgacctaacaggattctttgCTGAAGAAAGGCCAGAGTAATCAGACATTACCTGGAGGATGGCGGAGGATGAGGAACCCAATAACAGTGATCAGACATTGAGGGTGAGGGCTTCTggttaaactgacttagcagggttCTTGCTGAAACTGGATTTAACAAGGAAGTGCACAGATAGGCCTAGGAGAAGATTCGGGAGCCtgactagagtttggtcaagcaaagaatctttgtcaATACCCAGGCACTTTTTTGAGTCTTCACTTGTATGGGCTCTGCTAACATCCCCTTGGGGCAAAGAAAATCCCATGGCTTAGCTCAGAATCAGAGTTTCTTCTCTACTCTTCCTGCCTCAGCCCACTGATGAGTTTCAAAGCCGATGccatatattttagatttttgttatACAGCACCCCACTCCTGGTACCAATTTATGTATTACTTATCTATTGCCATAAATTTGCTGTGTAACACGCGACTGCAAACTCTCAGTGGCATACATGCAACAAGAAGCACTTATTGCTCACACAGCTTGTTGGTTGACTAGGCAGCTCTGTTGATTTTGACTTGGCTATTGGCTGGCTGTTGACTCATCTATGCTGTCTGTGGCGGGGATAACTGGGTGACTGAGCTCTGCCTCAAGTATTTTTCAACCTTTTGCAAGTTAACCTGAGAATGTTCTCGTGGTGACGACAGAGGTGCAAGATGGCAAGAAGAAACACTCATATACTTTGTCCAGATCTGCTAATTCACCAAAGCAAGTCATTTGGTTGAGACCAGAATTCGAGTAGAAGGTGACCACAGGGTTACATGGCAAAATGTGTAGATACAGAAAGAGGATAAGTTCTGGGGCCATCATTGCAGTATCTGTTACAGGGGCTATTGTGGGAATATCCTAGACGGAATGCCTATTTTCCTAACAGAACACAGTATAATGCCTTTTATGACCCCCTCTCAATGTgtgtaaaatatataagaaatagaCCAAAGTCTTCCGCTGCTCACTTGCAAAATGGTCAAGCCAGCCATgtgcattattttcattttttctgaaagaattttgcAACAGTTTTGGGCTGATTATTAAGCTATTGTGTCTCAGCTCCAAATCCAGTCTTCTTGGATTTGTGGTGCTGGGGTTAGGACTCTGCAAACCACATCTATCCTTTATCAGGCAGGTGGTCTGTTGTAGTCTTCCAATAACGGACACTAGAGGGTTATTGGAAagcaagaggaaggcagaagggacCAGCTCCttcctgtttgtttattgttCCTGTCAGCATAACCCCCAAAACAGATCTTCACTGTGCTAACTGCAATTGGTTCCAGTTCATGATTTCTCTGGGCTTTCCCAGAACCAGCCTTATTGTCCCTCTTGGAGGTACCAGCACCTTCTGGGCAGTCTTGCCTCACCATCCCCCCTGCCCTCTCACTGCAATGAGAGGTCTGAATCCTAGCCTAGTGGCATCTTTGCTCTGAGCTCTTAAGATTCAACACTAGCCAAATAGTATCCTTTTCTCATAGATCTGCGTCCCAGCTCTACACAGCCACTCCTATGAGTTCCTGAGGTACCAGCTGCATCCTGGTGACACTTACTGCTCAGAGGTCTGAATTTCAGCTCTGCAGGGCTTCTCCAAGCTTCTAGGCTCTGATCATCTCAacctcttcccttctttccctgAGCCATAGGGGTGGTAGCTGCTTCCTGCTACCTACGTGTTACCTCAAGATCTTTTGCCTTTTCAAGTCTCTACTTCCTGTATAACCAACTCCCTACATTAAATTCTCTGGTGAAATATCTAGTGTGGTTTCTATTTTCCTTACCAGACTTTGAGTGGTAAAAAGTTAGGGGACTATTCACTCCTCAGATTGGTTTTCTCTTTAAGAAGATGTTAGCGCAATTTAACTGATAATGCGAGGGTGGGActgggagagagtgagagaaaatcCCAGGTGATCTTTTTGGTTTGATGCTTCTAGTTCTGTGAAACCTTCCCCTTGTCTTTAGAGCCATGAAGCAGCAAGCAGGCCTCAGAGAGGGTTTGCTGTGCCAAGAATTTTCTTCTGTacgtctgtttttgttttcagttcatCATGCCCACCGAACAGCTCAACCTTCAGGCATAGCTGGGTACTAAACCCAGCTCTAATGGACTCTAACATTCATGCTTTTTCTTCCATATTGAGCAGTCTCTTTCAGTGCTAGTGGTGAAGGTGAAGGCCAGGTCTTGAGGACTAGGCAGAGAGCATTAGGACAGAGATATTTTGCtgtattttgaaatcatatctgaTGCTTTGGACAATCAGGGAAGAGAGCAGTGTCTGACCCAGAAAGGAGTAGCCTCCTTAGAATGGAGGGTACTGTGACCCTCCATCTCCCTAATATTTTCCCTATGGTTATGGTATTTCACCGAATTTAATCTAGAAACATTTATTGGATTTCTTTGGAAGCTTGACTCTTTCTGTCTGGTAGAGAAGGAGAGTGGTGGAGCAGTAGGATGCTGGTAGGGAGTATATACTTAGACCGAGTGGACCTTGAAGATGATGGCTATTTCCTCCCCAAGAGAGAGAACGTGCTTCCTCCATCATTCTAGTGGTTCTTGAAAGATAAGGACCATAAGTCCTCCATCAGCCTGGGTGCTCCAGAG
This window harbors:
- the LOC106831622 gene encoding olfactory receptor 52E8-like, coding for MGEDGNTSTFNISYTNFFLVGFPGLHERRPLLVLPLTFLYVTIISANGLVIHTVVGQRNLHQPMYMLIALLLAVNICAATAVMPKMLEGFVHYANPISLHGCLAQMFFIYFTLLLDYNLLLAMALDRYMAICHPLRYTDLMTSRLLGMLAILALTRSLGVAVPLVVLTSRAQFCRTAVIRHFTCEYIALLSIACGDLTFNNRLGLAMRLVTVTFDLALLGTSYTRIIYVAFRISSGKARAKALHTCGSHFLVILTIYLSGLSTSIVFRVTKTVSQDVQNLLSAIYLLLPGALNPVIYGVRTREIQEHVEKMLCGKESAQEVREKPKRLQNRRVDGKLPG